The Vigna unguiculata cultivar IT97K-499-35 chromosome 6, ASM411807v1, whole genome shotgun sequence genome contains a region encoding:
- the LOC114186830 gene encoding bifunctional bis(5'-adenosyl)-triphosphatase/adenylylsulfatase FHIT-like isoform X1, which translates to MQTVLVSCIGKKIPHWFWPHSSKSLQIRPIWSSSIKMAAEDYTFGPYKIHHTEVFYSTHLTYAMVNLRPLLPGHVLVCPKREVKRFVDLTADETSDLWLTAQKVGTQLESYHKASSLTLAIQDGPQAGQTVPHVHIHLIPRKSGDFEKNDEIYDAMDEKEKELKQKLDLDKERKDRSLEEMSQEADEYRKLFV; encoded by the exons ATGCAAACAGTGTTAGTATCCTGCATTGGCAAGAAGATTCCACATTGGTTTTGGCCACATTCTTCAAAATCGCTACAAATCCGACCAATTTGGTCATCCTCCATTAAG ATGGCTGCAGAAGACTACACTTTTGGGCCATACAAGATACACCACACTGAAGTGTTCTACTCCACACATCTCACCTACGCCATGGTCAACCTTCGTCCTCTCCTCCCTGGT CATGTGCTCGTCTGTCCAAAGCGTGAAGTTAAGCGTTTTGTTGATCTCACTGCTGATGAGACTTCTGATTTATGGCTCACTGCACAGAAAGTTGGTACGCAGCTTGAGAGCTACCACAAGGCTTCATCACTTACTTTGGCAATCCAA GATGGACCCCAAGCAGGACAGACAGTACCCCATGTTCATATTCATCTTATCCCTAGAAAAAGTGGTGATTTTGAGAAGAACGATGAGATATATGATGCA ATGGATGAAAAGGAGAAGGAATTGAAACAAAAGCTTGACTTAGACAAGGAGAGAAAGGACAGAAGCCTTGAAGAGATGAGTCAAGAGGCAGATGAATACAGAAAACTTTTCGTATAA
- the LOC114186992 gene encoding 50S ribosomal protein L17, chloroplastic, with amino-acid sequence MASVSVMATSSDSRWSMASLRSALPSPSTPPSSFSSSLRFSVAASSSSSSVKLRISRTKPKSLLTTFTGLTPLNPLFLSAPSSASEYTGFDHSFTIIDNGGRVFAMRHGRRVPKLNRPPDQRRALIRGLTTQLLKYGRIKTTRARASAIRKYVDKMITLAKDGSLHKRRQALGFIYEKQIVHALFAEVPERYGERNGGYTRIIRTLPRRGDNAPMAYIELV; translated from the exons ATGGCGTCAGTTTCAGTCATGGCTACGAGCAGCGACAGCAGGTGGTCCATGGCTTCCTTGCGGTCTGCTTTACCCTCTCCTTCCACTCCTCCCTCATCATTTTCCTCTTCATTGCGCTTCTCTGTCGCTgcatcttcttcatcttcttctgtgAAACTCCGAATTTCTCGAACCAAACCCAAATCCCTTCTCACCACTTTCACTGGTCTCACCCCTCTTAACCCCCTCTTCCTCTCCGCTCCTTCTTCTGCTTCAG AATACACCGGCTTTGATCACTCCTTCACCATTATTGACAATGGTGGCCGAGTATTTGCCATGAGACATGGGAGGCGGGTGCCCAAACTCAACAGGCCACCTGATCAGCGCCGTGCACTCATTCGAGGCCTTACAACTCAGCTCCTCAAATATGGTCGCATCAAGACCACCAGAGCAAGGGCCAGTGCAATTAGGAAGTATGTTGATAAAATGATAACTTTAGCAAAGGATGGATCTCTTCATAAAAGGAGACAAGCCCTTGGGTTCATCTACGAGAAGCAGATTGTTCATGCTTTATTTGCAGAGGTGCCAGAGCGTTATGGTGAAAGAAATGGGGGTTACACAAGAATTATAAGAACCCTACCAAGGCGAGGTGATAATGCACCTATGGCATACATTGAACTTGTGTAA
- the LOC114186830 gene encoding bifunctional bis(5'-adenosyl)-triphosphatase/adenylylsulfatase FHIT-like isoform X2, producing MGWDDRFFLFLHVLVCPKREVKRFVDLTADETSDLWLTAQKVGTQLESYHKASSLTLAIQDGPQAGQTVPHVHIHLIPRKSGDFEKNDEIYDAMDEKEKELKQKLDLDKERKDRSLEEMSQEADEYRKLFV from the exons ATGGGGTGGGATGATAGATTCTTTCTG TTCCTACATGTGCTCGTCTGTCCAAAGCGTGAAGTTAAGCGTTTTGTTGATCTCACTGCTGATGAGACTTCTGATTTATGGCTCACTGCACAGAAAGTTGGTACGCAGCTTGAGAGCTACCACAAGGCTTCATCACTTACTTTGGCAATCCAA GATGGACCCCAAGCAGGACAGACAGTACCCCATGTTCATATTCATCTTATCCCTAGAAAAAGTGGTGATTTTGAGAAGAACGATGAGATATATGATGCA ATGGATGAAAAGGAGAAGGAATTGAAACAAAAGCTTGACTTAGACAAGGAGAGAAAGGACAGAAGCCTTGAAGAGATGAGTCAAGAGGCAGATGAATACAGAAAACTTTTCGTATAA